One Fontisphaera persica DNA window includes the following coding sequences:
- a CDS encoding lamin tail domain-containing protein, producing the protein MKVIYAGAVLVLAAWYSARGDATLVFNEVMYHPATNEAAMEWVELYNQLAVDLDVSDWSLEGEIDYKFPPGTRVPGRGFVVVAIQPAALMAATGATHVMGPFNRRLSNAGGTLVLRNNSGRVMDRLDYGTSGLWPVAPDGAGPSLAKIDEELATGTPSNWRASVQMGGSPGVANEPRVTITTQSRTLLPMDAVWRYDESGADWGTAWRNPEFDDQGWAQGAALLAREDCNCLPEPIRTTLSVGSSKLTYYFRTAFTYTGDVSRATLVLRHVVDDGVVVYLNGVEVWRLGVNDPVTSATLASRTVNDAVYEGPFGISAASLRPGTNVIAAEVHQVNSTSSDIVFGLQLEEVTSVTNAPPGVQAPELTVCFNELPAVTNQQFWAELMNYGREPVALDGCVLARFGTHYMEYVLPARTLLPGERWVLDRATVGFGADGGDRVVLYAPGKVRVYDAVVARNYPQARYPEGLGRWMHPHQATPGATNDVRLQSDVVVNEIMYHHQPFPAVGDLPPEENPEEWLELYNRGTNPVDLTDWRLEGAVSYRFPDGKVLLPGGYLVVAKDAATLRAAWPAADIIGDYNGRLSSEDVPLRLVDGRGNPAFEVLYYSWGRWPQYANGGGSSLELRNPFADAASAEAWAASDEGSKAGWRTYTYRMTAQASVTANPDSVWREFLLGLQAAGECLVDDIRVTQSPTNNPVQMITNGDFENGLSGWRVLGTHMQSRVIPDPDRPGNQVLHVVASGPQEHMHNHIVTTLKDNLSVVNGQLYEVSFRAKWLGGNRLLNTRLWFNRVARTTELVTPQNNGTPGARNSRFVANLGPTFSRLRHEPVVPAAGAPVTVRVAASDAEGIVQCQVFWSVNGGAWSNAPMTLGADGEYSGSLPGQASGAVVQFYVRAVDALGAVGMFPPEGAQGGALYKVNDGQATPYPGHTIRMVTTPALASWLHQATNVMSNHNWPCTVIYNERVAYYNVGLRLKASMNGRPFSNRVGFHLAFQPDQKFRGVHPTMGLDRRPGDSSPANEEIVVRHLALAAGGIPTMYLDVARVLSPRGTENGPALLTPSYEDEFAASAFKDGERGLLFEMEGIYYSTSATADGFKLPQPNTTQYVDLTDHGNDKENYRYYYIRKNQRAVDDYRPMMALGKAFSLSGAALETQTQQLMDMPEWLRAYAVITLCGVNDTYTFWLNHNMMFYFRPEDHKAVYLMWDNDFTFTRSATDVIVGGQNLGRIINLPSNLRMLYAQLLDLMQSHYNTNYLAYWLAHYGPFSSATYTHRLSYIQQRSDYVKSVIASAGGNAVFSVTATNVSVTGSNVVTLSGTAPVAVQTLLVNGTPWPVTWNSVSSWTLRVPLSLATNTVRITGLDLRGQPVSNAVASVNALVNAAQESPVGNVIFTEIMAQPAQPGAEYVEIFNRSTNTAFDLSRWRINGLDYRFPSGTWLAPRSYLVLTKNRWAYLAAYGPTTPLLDEYSGNLQAHGETLTLLMPGAEGGPEVVVDRVRYEGAPPWPAAAVAGTGSAYQLVDVNQDNARAGNWTAQYVPAVYEGGIYQPATTNTGWRQVVLTGSIGLGVGGGAQRLLIYLGETNGASALIDDICLVEGTNAAVGFNYIRNGDFEMPLADEPPLTNSWFIPSNYTKTAIVSAPARSGQGALRLECTTFGNSYGRVISQNLSPAPAPNTICTLSFWFWSTNSATNLYVRIQNSAALTTSTNILPTVTPEINLPPRLVSPAVTYRTPGVANQLAATLPAFPPLWINEVAPGGAAGYRDAAGEEEPWLEIYNAGSNTVALQGLYLSANYSNLTQWAFPAGATIGPGQFLVVIADGQPHQSTAGEWHTNFRLAPGGGSVALARLHNGQPQVLDYVNYPQVPAERSYGSYPDGQPFDRQQFIHPTADAPNDPRGLPLMVFVNEWMASNQRTLADPADGDYEDWFELYNPGTNPVDLSGCYLTDTLSNRFKHQITTNGAHIIPPGGYLLVWADEETGQNTDALGRPRSDLHVNFKLSASGESIGLFAADGTVIDTVEFGLQTNDVSMGRYPDGGVEIVYMAGSASPRTGNWLRGANQAPAVAPVGNRTVFVGQPVAFALQAMDPDGPSQTVSFSLEPGAPADAQVTTNGFFMWVPAAPGVYLFQVRVTDNGQPPLGSLGSFIIEVLARPALQPPAFNGGRWELAWPARAGMTYILDYSASLSPPAWSPWLTNQATGDTLRTTNVPLSGRQGYFRLRTVLEP; encoded by the coding sequence ATGAAAGTTATTTATGCAGGCGCCGTGCTTGTTCTGGCGGCGTGGTACTCGGCACGCGGTGATGCCACACTGGTGTTCAATGAAGTCATGTACCATCCCGCCACCAATGAGGCGGCGATGGAGTGGGTGGAATTGTACAACCAGTTGGCGGTGGATTTGGATGTGTCGGATTGGAGTTTGGAGGGCGAGATTGACTACAAGTTTCCGCCGGGAACACGTGTGCCCGGGCGCGGTTTTGTGGTGGTGGCCATCCAGCCTGCTGCGCTGATGGCAGCCACCGGGGCCACCCATGTGATGGGGCCTTTTAACCGGCGGCTGTCCAATGCGGGGGGTACCCTGGTATTGCGCAATAATAGTGGGAGGGTGATGGACCGGCTGGATTATGGGACCTCCGGGCTTTGGCCGGTGGCACCGGATGGTGCCGGTCCCTCCTTGGCCAAAATAGACGAGGAACTGGCCACGGGGACGCCTTCCAACTGGCGGGCCAGTGTGCAAATGGGCGGGTCTCCGGGTGTGGCCAATGAGCCGCGGGTTACGATTACCACCCAAAGCCGGACATTGCTACCCATGGACGCTGTATGGCGTTATGACGAATCGGGCGCGGATTGGGGGACGGCCTGGCGGAATCCGGAGTTTGATGACCAGGGATGGGCGCAGGGAGCGGCATTGCTGGCGCGGGAAGATTGCAATTGTCTGCCGGAGCCGATTCGCACGACCTTGAGCGTGGGCAGCAGCAAGCTGACGTACTATTTTCGCACGGCCTTTACCTACACTGGGGACGTGAGCCGGGCCACACTGGTGTTGCGGCACGTGGTGGATGACGGGGTGGTGGTGTATTTGAACGGGGTGGAGGTGTGGCGCCTGGGGGTGAATGATCCGGTGACCAGCGCCACCCTGGCCAGCCGGACGGTGAACGATGCGGTGTATGAGGGGCCATTTGGAATTTCGGCGGCCAGCTTGCGCCCCGGCACCAATGTCATCGCGGCAGAGGTGCATCAGGTGAACAGCACCAGTTCAGACATTGTCTTTGGTTTGCAGTTGGAGGAAGTGACTTCAGTCACCAATGCGCCGCCTGGGGTTCAGGCCCCTGAATTGACGGTTTGCTTCAATGAGCTGCCGGCGGTGACCAACCAGCAATTCTGGGCGGAGCTGATGAACTATGGCCGCGAGCCGGTGGCCTTGGACGGCTGCGTGCTGGCGCGGTTTGGGACGCACTACATGGAGTATGTGTTGCCGGCGCGGACGCTGCTCCCGGGTGAGCGGTGGGTGCTGGACCGGGCGACGGTGGGTTTTGGGGCGGATGGGGGTGACCGGGTGGTGTTGTACGCGCCGGGCAAGGTGAGGGTTTATGATGCCGTGGTGGCGAGGAATTATCCGCAGGCGCGATATCCTGAAGGGTTGGGGCGCTGGATGCATCCGCATCAGGCCACCCCAGGCGCCACCAATGATGTGCGGCTGCAATCGGACGTGGTGGTCAATGAAATTATGTATCATCATCAGCCCTTCCCCGCGGTGGGGGATTTGCCGCCGGAGGAAAACCCTGAAGAATGGCTTGAGCTGTATAACCGGGGCACCAACCCGGTGGATTTGACGGACTGGCGGTTGGAAGGAGCGGTCAGCTATCGGTTTCCTGACGGCAAAGTGTTATTGCCGGGTGGTTACCTGGTGGTAGCCAAAGACGCGGCCACGCTCCGGGCGGCCTGGCCGGCGGCCGACATTATCGGCGATTATAACGGCCGTCTTTCATCGGAGGATGTGCCTTTGCGGTTGGTGGACGGGCGGGGCAACCCGGCCTTCGAGGTGCTTTATTATTCCTGGGGACGCTGGCCGCAGTACGCCAATGGCGGGGGGTCCAGTCTGGAGTTGCGCAATCCTTTTGCTGATGCTGCCAGTGCTGAGGCCTGGGCTGCCAGTGATGAGGGCAGCAAGGCAGGCTGGCGCACCTATACGTACCGCATGACGGCGCAGGCCAGCGTCACGGCCAATCCTGACAGTGTGTGGCGTGAATTCCTGCTGGGGCTGCAGGCTGCCGGGGAGTGTCTGGTGGATGACATTCGGGTGACGCAATCGCCCACCAATAATCCGGTGCAAATGATTACCAACGGCGATTTTGAAAACGGCCTCAGCGGGTGGCGTGTGTTGGGGACCCACATGCAAAGCCGGGTGATTCCTGACCCCGACCGGCCGGGCAACCAGGTATTGCATGTGGTGGCCAGCGGCCCGCAGGAGCACATGCACAATCACATTGTAACCACACTCAAAGACAACCTGAGTGTGGTGAATGGTCAGCTATATGAGGTCAGTTTCCGGGCCAAGTGGCTGGGGGGCAATCGCCTGCTGAACACCCGGCTGTGGTTCAACCGGGTGGCGCGCACCACGGAACTGGTGACGCCGCAGAACAATGGGACGCCGGGTGCGCGCAATTCGCGGTTCGTGGCCAACCTTGGCCCCACCTTCAGCCGCCTGCGACATGAGCCGGTGGTGCCGGCGGCGGGCGCGCCGGTGACCGTGCGGGTGGCCGCCTCGGATGCCGAGGGCATCGTGCAATGTCAGGTGTTTTGGTCGGTGAACGGCGGGGCGTGGTCCAACGCTCCCATGACCTTGGGGGCGGACGGCGAGTATTCAGGGAGTTTGCCGGGCCAGGCGTCTGGCGCGGTGGTGCAGTTTTATGTGCGGGCGGTGGACGCCCTGGGCGCGGTGGGGATGTTTCCGCCTGAGGGGGCGCAGGGAGGCGCGCTGTACAAGGTGAATGATGGACAGGCGACACCTTATCCCGGGCATACCATCCGGATGGTGACGACGCCTGCCCTGGCGTCGTGGCTGCATCAGGCGACCAATGTGATGAGCAATCACAACTGGCCCTGCACGGTGATCTACAATGAGCGGGTGGCTTATTACAATGTGGGCTTGCGATTGAAGGCCAGCATGAACGGGCGGCCGTTCAGCAATCGGGTGGGATTTCACCTGGCGTTTCAACCGGACCAGAAGTTCCGGGGAGTGCATCCCACCATGGGTTTGGACCGGCGGCCTGGGGATAGCTCGCCGGCGAACGAGGAAATCGTGGTGCGGCACCTGGCGTTGGCGGCGGGGGGGATACCCACCATGTATTTGGATGTGGCGCGGGTGCTGTCCCCGCGCGGCACGGAGAATGGACCTGCGTTGCTGACGCCCAGTTACGAGGATGAATTTGCGGCCAGCGCTTTCAAGGACGGGGAGCGGGGGCTGCTGTTTGAGATGGAAGGCATTTACTATTCCACCAGCGCCACCGCGGATGGGTTCAAGCTGCCGCAGCCGAACACGACGCAGTACGTGGATCTCACGGATCATGGGAATGACAAGGAGAATTACCGCTACTACTACATCCGCAAAAACCAGCGGGCGGTGGATGATTACCGTCCCATGATGGCGCTGGGCAAGGCCTTCAGTTTGAGCGGGGCGGCGCTGGAGACGCAAACGCAGCAGTTGATGGACATGCCGGAATGGCTGCGGGCGTATGCCGTAATCACCTTGTGCGGAGTGAATGACACGTACACCTTCTGGCTGAACCACAACATGATGTTTTATTTTCGGCCGGAGGACCACAAGGCGGTGTATCTGATGTGGGACAATGACTTCACCTTCACCCGTTCCGCCACGGATGTGATTGTGGGGGGGCAAAATCTGGGGCGCATCATCAACCTGCCGTCCAACTTGCGGATGCTGTACGCCCAACTGCTGGACCTGATGCAAAGCCATTACAACACCAATTATCTGGCGTACTGGCTGGCGCATTACGGGCCCTTTTCCAGCGCCACGTACACGCATCGCCTGAGTTACATCCAGCAGCGCAGTGATTATGTGAAAAGCGTGATTGCCAGCGCCGGGGGGAATGCGGTGTTCAGTGTGACTGCCACCAACGTGAGTGTGACGGGCAGCAACGTGGTGACGCTGTCGGGCACGGCGCCGGTGGCGGTGCAAACTTTGTTGGTCAATGGCACGCCGTGGCCGGTGACCTGGAACAGCGTTTCGAGCTGGACGCTGCGTGTGCCGCTTAGTCTGGCCACCAATACTGTGCGCATCACGGGACTGGACCTGCGGGGCCAGCCGGTGAGCAATGCTGTTGCCAGCGTCAATGCCCTGGTCAACGCCGCGCAGGAGTCGCCGGTGGGCAACGTGATTTTCACCGAAATCATGGCCCAACCGGCGCAGCCAGGCGCGGAATACGTGGAAATATTCAATCGTTCCACCAACACCGCCTTTGACCTTTCCAGGTGGCGCATTAATGGGCTGGACTACCGGTTTCCGTCCGGCACCTGGCTGGCGCCGCGAAGTTACCTGGTGCTGACCAAGAACCGGTGGGCCTACCTCGCCGCTTACGGTCCCACCACGCCCTTGCTGGATGAATACTCCGGCAACTTGCAGGCCCATGGTGAGACCCTGACCTTGTTGATGCCAGGGGCCGAGGGCGGACCTGAGGTGGTGGTGGACCGGGTGCGTTATGAGGGCGCTCCACCGTGGCCGGCGGCCGCCGTGGCTGGCACCGGCTCCGCGTATCAGTTGGTGGATGTGAATCAGGACAATGCCCGAGCAGGCAACTGGACGGCGCAGTATGTGCCGGCGGTCTATGAGGGCGGGATTTACCAGCCGGCCACCACCAACACGGGATGGCGCCAGGTGGTGCTGACTGGTAGCATTGGGCTGGGCGTGGGCGGTGGCGCGCAACGACTGCTGATTTACCTGGGCGAAACCAATGGTGCGAGCGCGCTCATTGATGATATATGCCTGGTGGAGGGCACCAATGCCGCCGTGGGCTTCAACTACATTCGCAACGGCGATTTTGAAATGCCCTTGGCGGACGAGCCACCGTTGACCAATAGCTGGTTCATTCCCAGCAATTACACCAAAACCGCCATTGTGAGCGCCCCGGCGCGTTCGGGGCAGGGAGCCTTGCGTCTGGAGTGCACGACTTTTGGCAACAGCTATGGGCGGGTGATTTCGCAAAATCTCTCCCCAGCGCCGGCTCCCAATACGATATGCACGCTGAGTTTCTGGTTCTGGTCCACCAATTCCGCCACCAATCTTTATGTGCGCATCCAGAACAGTGCCGCGTTGACCACCAGCACCAATATTTTGCCCACGGTGACGCCGGAAATTAATTTGCCGCCGCGGCTGGTGTCGCCGGCGGTGACCTATCGCACGCCGGGTGTGGCCAATCAATTGGCTGCCACGCTGCCGGCTTTCCCGCCTTTATGGATCAACGAGGTGGCGCCTGGGGGCGCGGCGGGTTATCGCGATGCGGCGGGGGAGGAGGAGCCGTGGCTGGAAATATATAATGCCGGTAGCAACACCGTGGCGTTGCAGGGGTTGTACCTTTCGGCCAATTACTCGAACTTGACGCAGTGGGCCTTTCCCGCAGGCGCGACGATTGGCCCGGGCCAATTCCTGGTGGTGATTGCCGACGGGCAGCCCCATCAGAGCACCGCCGGTGAATGGCATACGAATTTCAGGCTCGCCCCCGGCGGCGGCTCGGTGGCTCTGGCGCGTCTGCACAACGGCCAGCCGCAGGTGCTGGATTATGTAAATTACCCACAGGTGCCGGCTGAACGCAGCTATGGGTCATATCCGGATGGCCAGCCATTTGACCGCCAGCAGTTTATTCACCCGACCGCCGACGCTCCCAATGATCCGCGTGGTTTGCCATTGATGGTGTTTGTCAATGAATGGATGGCCAGCAACCAGCGCACTTTGGCTGACCCGGCGGACGGGGACTATGAGGATTGGTTTGAGCTGTACAATCCCGGCACCAATCCAGTGGACCTGTCCGGATGTTATCTCACGGATACGTTGTCCAACCGGTTCAAGCATCAGATTACCACCAACGGCGCTCACATCATCCCGCCGGGAGGTTACCTGCTGGTGTGGGCCGATGAAGAAACCGGTCAGAACACTGATGCATTGGGCCGGCCCCGGTCGGATTTGCATGTGAATTTCAAACTGTCCGCCAGCGGTGAGAGCATTGGGTTGTTTGCCGCGGATGGCACGGTGATTGACACGGTGGAGTTCGGCCTCCAGACCAACGATGTGAGCATGGGCCGATACCCGGACGGCGGGGTGGAAATCGTGTACATGGCCGGTTCGGCGTCGCCGCGCACCGGCAACTGGTTGCGGGGCGCCAATCAGGCGCCGGCGGTGGCGCCGGTGGGCAATCGGACGGTGTTTGTGGGACAACCGGTGGCTTTCGCGTTGCAAGCCATGGACCCGGACGGTCCCTCTCAAACCGTGTCATTCAGTTTGGAACCTGGCGCTCCGGCCGATGCCCAAGTGACCACCAACGGCTTCTTCATGTGGGTGCCAGCCGCGCCGGGTGTGTACCTCTTTCAGGTGCGGGTTACGGACAATGGCCAGCCACCGCTGGGCAGTTTGGGGTCTTTTATAATTGAAGTCCTTGCCCGCCCGGCGTTGCAACCGCCTGCTTTCAACGGGGGCCGGTGGGAACTCGCCTGGCCCGCGCGGGCGGGCATGACCTACATTCTTGATTATAGCGCCAGTCTAAGCCCGCCGGCCTGGAGTCCGTGGCTTACGAATCAGGCGACGGGGGATACTTTGCGGACCACGAACGTACCGCTTTCCGGGCGGCAAGGATATTTCCGCTTGAGAACGGTGCTGGAGCCTTGA
- a CDS encoding helix-turn-helix domain-containing protein yields the protein MMRFNANRKDFEPYGFTCVRWEASIIKRPDRHNEIELNFLETGQVTYLLFGQTVMVPAGRLAVFWAGIPHNTIHFEGLTEYFVSTIPLVWFLQWRLPEHFTHLIMHGHLIMEPDPSRAAADATLFRNWLEDVATPSEERRHITLLEIEARLRRLALNVPAPDTASPPSRHPTPAVLSESHLSRAEQMAAYIAQHYTEPLTLEHISRAAGLHPNYTVGVFRRVFGTTPLEYVIQHRLSHAQRLLATTDELILDVALNSGFGSLSRFNQAFRRAFGCTPREYRQRHRAT from the coding sequence ATGATGCGTTTCAATGCCAATCGCAAGGACTTCGAGCCGTACGGTTTCACCTGCGTGCGGTGGGAGGCCAGCATCATCAAGCGTCCCGACCGGCATAACGAAATTGAACTCAATTTCCTGGAAACCGGCCAGGTCACCTACCTCTTATTTGGCCAAACGGTGATGGTGCCAGCGGGACGCTTGGCGGTTTTTTGGGCCGGCATCCCCCACAATACCATCCACTTTGAAGGGCTGACGGAATACTTCGTTTCCACCATCCCCTTGGTCTGGTTTCTGCAATGGCGTCTGCCAGAGCATTTTACCCACCTTATCATGCACGGCCACCTCATTATGGAACCAGACCCATCCCGCGCCGCGGCGGATGCCACCTTGTTTCGGAATTGGCTGGAGGATGTGGCCACCCCGTCCGAGGAAAGACGCCACATTACCCTCTTGGAAATTGAGGCGCGCTTGCGGCGGCTGGCCTTGAACGTGCCAGCGCCGGACACGGCAAGTCCCCCCTCCCGGCACCCCACCCCGGCGGTTTTAAGCGAAAGCCATCTCAGCCGGGCCGAGCAGATGGCCGCCTACATCGCCCAACATTACACCGAGCCTCTGACGCTGGAGCATATCAGCCGCGCCGCGGGCTTGCACCCCAACTACACCGTCGGCGTCTTTCGCCGCGTGTTCGGCACCACCCCTTTGGAATACGTCATCCAACACCGTCTTTCCCATGCCCAACGCCTGCTGGCCACCACCGATGAATTAATTCTGGATGTGGCATTGAACAGCGGGTTTGGCAGCCTCAGCCGCTTCAACCAGGCATTCCGCCGTGCCTTCGGTTGCACCCCGCGCGAGTACCGGCAGCGCCATCGGGCCACCTGA